One genomic segment of Paenibacillus sp. FSL H8-0332 includes these proteins:
- a CDS encoding helix-turn-helix domain-containing protein, with product MYRVLIVDDQYFALLGLQQGVDWSALSVSDVCLAENVDQAIAVLEQQPVDLLICDIEMPGRSGLELLAWVKQSAPGTLTIMLTCHADFEYAQRAIYHGAFHYLLKPVDYEELMKISREALAEISKQREQQQFEALIQKYRRQWEHQLPLLVERFWQDILSQRAAPVLESLTLPANTYNLDLQPGDRYFLALLGLEQWKENLSARDETIMEYALRNMADELLLSGLEGTVLQDQVGHNLAVIYVRGDINAVRHTLEQNGRTFLDTCERLLHCSLSIYISAGVPLSGIMSAYTEVTEREQRNLNRSRQVFGPEDQAYGRDQPLAPLPQAAPMHIFGEWATLLELGELEELERRVTLWFSGIEPGRWTSELHRQLIHGILFIVHTVLAKKGLSAHASAELKSLMDKENYPKQSASLQHWALECLRSVMRLLQTSNNVSSATVAKIRQYIRSRLSEEITRDELAAYVYLNPAYLSRLFKKETGLSISDVIIQERLQKAKQLLEETELKITDIAEQVGYTSLGSFSNLFKRIVGATPQQYRARNKK from the coding sequence ATGTACAGAGTTCTAATCGTTGACGACCAATACTTCGCCTTGCTCGGCCTCCAGCAGGGGGTGGATTGGAGCGCGCTTAGCGTGTCGGATGTCTGTCTGGCGGAGAACGTGGATCAGGCGATTGCTGTTCTTGAACAGCAGCCCGTAGACCTGCTCATCTGCGATATCGAAATGCCGGGCAGAAGCGGCCTGGAGCTGCTGGCCTGGGTGAAGCAATCCGCTCCCGGCACGCTGACGATTATGCTGACCTGCCATGCCGATTTCGAGTATGCCCAGCGCGCGATTTACCACGGAGCCTTCCATTACCTGCTCAAGCCTGTAGACTATGAGGAATTGATGAAAATCTCCCGTGAGGCGCTCGCCGAGATCAGCAAGCAGAGAGAGCAGCAACAGTTCGAGGCCCTAATTCAGAAGTACCGGAGACAGTGGGAGCATCAGCTCCCCCTGCTGGTGGAACGGTTCTGGCAGGATATTCTCAGCCAGCGGGCGGCGCCCGTGCTGGAATCGCTCACCCTTCCGGCGAACACCTACAATCTGGATCTGCAGCCCGGGGACCGCTACTTCCTCGCCCTGCTGGGGCTGGAGCAGTGGAAGGAGAACCTTAGCGCACGGGATGAGACGATTATGGAATATGCGCTGCGCAACATGGCCGATGAGCTGCTGCTAAGCGGGCTGGAAGGCACTGTGCTGCAGGATCAGGTAGGGCATAATCTGGCGGTCATCTACGTCAGGGGCGATATAAACGCCGTCCGGCATACGCTGGAGCAGAATGGCCGCACCTTCCTGGACACCTGCGAGCGGCTGCTGCATTGCTCCCTGTCGATCTACATCAGCGCGGGCGTCCCCCTGTCCGGAATCATGAGCGCTTACACGGAGGTCACTGAGCGGGAACAACGCAACCTGAACCGTTCGCGTCAGGTGTTCGGACCGGAGGATCAGGCGTATGGCCGAGATCAGCCGCTTGCGCCCCTGCCTCAGGCAGCGCCTATGCATATCTTCGGAGAGTGGGCGACCCTCCTGGAGCTTGGCGAGCTGGAGGAGCTGGAGCGCCGCGTGACGCTATGGTTCTCGGGCATTGAGCCTGGCCGCTGGACAAGTGAGCTGCACCGTCAGCTTATCCACGGCATCCTGTTCATTGTACACACCGTTCTCGCCAAAAAAGGCTTATCCGCACACGCCTCAGCCGAGCTGAAATCGCTGATGGATAAGGAGAATTATCCGAAGCAGTCCGCTTCGCTCCAGCATTGGGCGCTGGAATGCCTGCGATCCGTAATGCGCTTATTGCAGACAAGCAATAACGTATCCTCGGCCACAGTCGCCAAGATCCGGCAGTATATCCGCTCCCGCCTGAGCGAAGAGATTACCCGCGACGAACTCGCGGCCTATGTCTACCTGAACCCGGCCTACTTGTCCCGGCTGTTCAAGAAGGAGACCGGGCTATCGATCTCCGATGTGATTATTCAGGAACGGCTGCAGAAGGCCAAGCAGCTGCTGGAGGAGACCGAGCTGAAGATCACCGATATCGCCGAGCAGGTCGGCTACACCAGCCTCGGCAGCTTCTCCAACCTGTTCAAGCGGATCGTCGGCGCAACGCCGCAGCAGTACCGTGCGCGGAATAAGAAGTGA